One window of Medicago truncatula cultivar Jemalong A17 chromosome 2, MtrunA17r5.0-ANR, whole genome shotgun sequence genomic DNA carries:
- the LOC25486214 gene encoding pyridoxal phosphate homeostasis protein has translation MTSSSQGGAAASLKAVLDRVHHAAERSSRDVKEIRVVAASKTKSVSMLRQVYDAGHRCFGENYVQEIIEKAPQLPEDIEWHFIGNLQSNKVKPLLAGVPNLAYVESVDDEKIANLLDRAIAKIGRKPLKVFVEVNTSGETSKFGVEPAQCLDLVKHIFTNCPNLEFCGLMTIGMLDYSSTPENFKTLSKCRSEICAALGISETQCELSMGMTADFEQAIEMGSTTVRIGTAIFGAREYPQKEEK, from the exons atgacatcaTCCTCACAGGGCGGCGCAGCGGCGTCGCTAAAGGCGGTGCTTGATCGCGTCCACCATGCCGCGGAGAGATCGAGCCGAGACGTGAAAGAAATCCGGGTGGTGGCGGCGAGTAAGACGAAGTCAGTTTCCATGCTCCGGCAGGTGTATGACGCCGGACATCGTTGCTTCGGTGAGAATTACGTTCAGGAAATAATTGAGAAAGCTCCTCAGCTTCCTGAAGATATTGAGTGGCATTTTATTGGGAATTTGCAGAGTAATAAAGTTAAGCCTCTTCTTG CTGGTGTTCCGAACCTTGCTTATGTAGAGAGTGTAGATGATGAGAAG ATAGCAAACCTTCTTGATCGCGCCATAGCCAAAATTGGCAGGAAACCATTGAAAGTTTTTGTTGAAGTGAATACAAGCGGAGAAACAT CTAAATTTGGTGTTGAACCAGCACAGTGTCTAGAtcttgtaaaacatatttttacaaattgcCCAAACCTTGAATTTTGTGGTCTAATGACAATTGGCATGCTCGATTATTCATCTACCCCGGAAAATTTTAAG ACATTATCCAAATGCAGAAGTGAAATTTGTGCGGCACTTGGAAtatcagaaacacaatgtgagCTGTCAATGGGCATGACTGCAGACTTTGAGCAAGCT ATTGAGATGGGAAGTACAACTGTTAGGATTGGAACCGCAATATTTGGGGCCAGAGAGTATCC